A genomic segment from Sulfitobacter mediterraneus encodes:
- the rplR gene encoding 50S ribosomal protein L18 — translation MANSKRTLFLKRRLRVRNKLRRVNAGRMRLSVHRSNKNISVQLIDDVNGKTLAAASTLEKDLGVVGKNNIEAATKVGAAIAERAKKAGVEEAYFDRGGFLFHGKVKALADAAREGGLKI, via the coding sequence ATGGCAAACAGCAAAAGAACTCTGTTTCTGAAACGCCGCCTGCGCGTTCGGAACAAACTTCGCCGGGTCAACGCAGGGCGCATGCGTCTTTCCGTTCACCGTTCGAACAAAAACATCTCGGTCCAGTTGATCGACGACGTGAACGGCAAAACACTGGCCGCCGCATCGACGCTCGAAAAAGATCTGGGTGTCGTTGGCAAGAACAACATCGAAGCGGCAACCAAGGTTGGCGCAGCGATCGCGGAACGTGCCAAGAAGGCCGGCGTGGAAGAAGCATACTTTGACCGGGGCGGTTTCCTGTTCCACGGCAAAGTCAAAGCTCTTGCAGACGCGGCCCGTGAAGGCGGTCTGAAGATCTAA
- the rplO gene encoding 50S ribosomal protein L15 produces the protein MKLNELSDNEGATKKRKRVGRGPGSGTGKMGGRGIKGQKSRSGVAINGYEGGQMPLYQRLPKRGFNKPNRKSFAVVNLGLIQKFIDAKKLDAKKPIDGAALVASGLVRRELDGIRVLAKGEITSKVDLQVTGASKGAVEAVEKAGGSITVAAKAAAAAE, from the coding sequence ATGAAACTGAACGAACTGTCCGACAACGAAGGCGCAACCAAGAAACGCAAGCGCGTTGGTCGTGGTCCTGGCTCCGGCACCGGTAAAATGGGTGGCCGTGGTATCAAAGGTCAGAAATCCCGCTCGGGTGTGGCGATCAATGGGTACGAAGGCGGCCAGATGCCCCTCTACCAACGCCTGCCAAAGCGTGGCTTTAACAAGCCGAACCGGAAATCTTTTGCCGTTGTGAACCTGGGCCTGATCCAGAAATTCATCGACGCCAAGAAGCTGGACGCGAAAAAGCCGATTGATGGCGCAGCACTGGTGGCTTCCGGCCTCGTGCGCCGCGAACTGGACGGCATCCGCGTTCTGGCGAAAGGTGAAATCACCTCCAAGGTCGATCTGCAGGTTACCGGCGCCTCCAAAGGTGCGGTTGAAGCAGTTGAAAAAGCAGGCGGTTCCATCACAGTTGCAGCCAAAGCGGCAGCAGCGGCTGAGTAA
- the rplX gene encoding 50S ribosomal protein L24, whose translation MAAKLRKGDKVIVLAGKDKGKTGTISSVDPKSGKAIVDGVKIAIRATRQSQESQGGRIPKAMPIDLSNLAIVDANGKATRVGFKMEGDKKVRFAKTTGDVIDA comes from the coding sequence ATGGCTGCTAAACTTCGCAAAGGTGACAAGGTCATCGTGCTTGCCGGTAAGGACAAGGGCAAAACAGGGACAATTTCCTCTGTAGACCCAAAATCCGGTAAGGCCATCGTAGACGGCGTTAAAATCGCCATCCGCGCCACACGCCAATCCCAGGAAAGCCAGGGCGGCCGCATCCCAAAAGCGATGCCGATCGACCTGTCGAACCTCGCCATCGTGGATGCCAACGGCAAAGCGACACGCGTAGGCTTCAAAATGGAAGGCGACAAGAAAGTGCGCTTTGCAAAAACCACGGGGGACGTGATTGATGCTTGA
- the secY gene encoding preprotein translocase subunit SecY encodes MVSAVENMAANTSWSALGKATDLRNRILFTLGLLIVYRLGTFIPVPGIDGQALRDFMESAGQGIGGMVSMFTGGALGRMGIFALGIMPYISASIIVQLMTSMVPALEQLKKEGEQGRKKINQYTRYGTVALATVQSYGLAVSLEAGDIAADPGMYFRIACMITLVGGTMFLMWLGEQITARGIGNGISLIIFVGIIAEVPAAIAQFFASGRSGAISPAVIVGVLVMVIATIMFVVFMERALRKIHIQYPRRQVGMKMYDGGSSHLPVKVNPAGVIPAIFASSLLLLPVTISTFSGNSTGPIMSVLLANFGPGQPLYLLFFIAMIVFFAYFYTFNVSFKPDDVADNLKNQNGFVPGIRPGKKTAEYLEYVVNRVLVLGAGYLAAVCVMPEILRGQFAIPFYFGGTSVLIVVSVTMDTIQQVQSHLLAHQYEGLLEKSQLRGKSGGKGKGPRKKRSPIRR; translated from the coding sequence ATGGTATCTGCCGTCGAAAATATGGCCGCCAACACCAGCTGGTCCGCATTGGGCAAGGCCACTGATCTGCGCAACCGGATCCTGTTTACCCTTGGTTTGCTGATCGTTTACCGCCTTGGCACGTTTATCCCGGTTCCCGGCATTGATGGGCAGGCCCTGCGCGACTTTATGGAAAGCGCGGGCCAAGGTATCGGCGGCATGGTTTCGATGTTCACCGGCGGCGCACTTGGCCGTATGGGGATCTTTGCTTTGGGCATCATGCCCTATATCTCCGCCTCGATCATCGTCCAGTTGATGACCTCGATGGTGCCCGCGCTTGAGCAACTCAAGAAAGAGGGCGAACAGGGCCGCAAGAAAATCAACCAATACACCCGTTACGGCACTGTGGCGCTGGCGACAGTGCAGTCTTACGGCCTCGCAGTCTCGCTGGAGGCAGGCGATATCGCTGCTGATCCGGGCATGTATTTTCGCATTGCCTGTATGATCACGCTGGTCGGCGGCACCATGTTCCTGATGTGGTTGGGTGAGCAGATCACCGCACGCGGCATTGGCAACGGGATCTCCCTGATCATCTTTGTGGGCATTATCGCCGAGGTTCCTGCAGCGATTGCACAGTTCTTTGCCTCCGGTCGTTCCGGCGCGATCAGCCCTGCCGTGATTGTCGGGGTGTTGGTGATGGTGATCGCAACCATTATGTTTGTGGTCTTTATGGAGCGTGCCCTGCGTAAGATCCATATCCAGTATCCGCGCCGGCAGGTTGGCATGAAAATGTATGACGGCGGCTCCTCGCATCTGCCGGTCAAGGTAAACCCGGCGGGCGTGATCCCGGCGATCTTTGCCTCGTCCCTCCTGCTGCTGCCCGTGACGATCAGCACGTTTTCTGGCAATAGCACTGGTCCGATCATGTCGGTTCTGCTGGCCAATTTTGGCCCCGGACAACCACTGTATCTGCTGTTCTTCATCGCGATGATCGTGTTCTTTGCGTATTTCTACACCTTCAACGTCAGCTTCAAACCTGATGATGTTGCGGACAACCTCAAGAACCAGAACGGATTTGTGCCGGGTATTCGTCCAGGCAAGAAGACGGCGGAATATCTTGAGTATGTCGTCAACCGCGTGTTGGTGCTGGGTGCGGGCTATCTCGCGGCGGTCTGTGTGATGCCAGAAATCCTGCGCGGCCAATTCGCGATCCCGTTCTATTTCGGCGGCACCTCGGTCTTGATCGTTGTGTCCGTCACCATGGATACCATTCAACAGGTCCAAAGCCATTTGCTGGCCCATCAATATGAAGGCCTGCTGGAGAAGTCGCAGTTGCGCGGCAAATCCGGTGGCAAAGGTAAAGGTCCACGCAAGAAACGGAGCCCAATTCGCCGATGA
- a CDS encoding TIGR02466 family protein, translated as MSDIKSLFVTRLYHAALTEHGTPVDQAELEASCWSIAEDDEAGQQWCEDNGYPGYTSYASLTDLGWRFPVFEALIKVLDEHVAAFAKELAFDLDGKELKLEDIWINILPEGGIHTSHIHPHSVISGTTYVALPDGSASIKYEDPRLPMMMAAPGRTKDAPDDLRAFFYAKPAVGDVLLWESWLRHEVPMNMAEDDRISVSFNYSWG; from the coding sequence ATGTCAGATATCAAATCACTGTTTGTGACCCGCCTTTATCACGCCGCGCTGACCGAGCACGGCACACCCGTCGATCAAGCGGAGCTTGAAGCATCCTGCTGGTCCATTGCAGAGGACGATGAGGCGGGCCAGCAATGGTGCGAGGACAACGGGTATCCCGGCTACACCTCCTATGCATCGCTCACGGATCTGGGCTGGCGGTTCCCGGTGTTTGAGGCACTGATCAAAGTGCTGGACGAACATGTAGCAGCATTTGCCAAGGAACTGGCCTTTGATCTGGACGGCAAAGAGCTGAAGCTCGAAGACATCTGGATCAACATCCTGCCTGAGGGCGGCATCCACACCTCCCACATCCATCCGCATTCAGTAATCTCCGGCACCACCTATGTGGCCCTGCCGGACGGCTCTGCTTCGATCAAATACGAAGATCCACGCCTGCCGATGATGATGGCCGCGCCGGGCCGGACCAAAGACGCGCCCGATGATCTGCGGGCGTTCTTCTATGCCAAACCGGCGGTTGGAGATGTGCTTCTCTGGGAAAGCTGGCTGCGCCATGAGGTGCCAATGAACATGGCCGAAGACGACCGGATCTCGGTCAGCTTCAACTACAGCTGGGGTTAA
- the rplE gene encoding 50S ribosomal protein L5 — protein MLDTANYTPRLLNVYRDEIRAKMKEEFGYKNDMMIPRLDKIVLNIGCGAAAVRDSKKAKSAQEDLTAIAGQKAMTTIAKKSIAGFRVREEMPLGAKVTLRGERMYEFLDRLITIAMPRIRDFRGISGKSFDGRGNYAMGLKEHLVFPEIDFDKVDENWGMDIVIATTAKTDAEAKALLTAFNMPFSQ, from the coding sequence ATGCTTGATACTGCAAACTACACACCCCGCCTTCTGAACGTCTACCGCGACGAGATCCGCGCCAAGATGAAAGAAGAGTTCGGTTACAAGAACGACATGATGATCCCACGTCTTGATAAGATCGTGCTGAACATCGGTTGTGGTGCTGCTGCTGTTCGTGACAGCAAGAAAGCCAAATCCGCTCAGGAAGACCTGACTGCGATTGCCGGCCAGAAAGCGATGACCACAATTGCCAAGAAATCCATCGCGGGTTTCCGTGTGCGTGAAGAAATGCCACTGGGCGCGAAAGTGACCCTGCGCGGCGAACGTATGTACGAATTCCTTGACCGTCTGATCACGATTGCAATGCCTCGTATCCGCGACTTCCGCGGCATCTCTGGCAAGTCTTTCGATGGCCGTGGCAACTATGCCATGGGTCTCAAAGAGCACCTCGTATTCCCTGAAATCGACTTTGATAAAGTTGATGAAAACTGGGGTATGGACATCGTCATCGCCACCACGGCGAAAACCGACGCAGAAGCGAAAGCATTGTTGACAGCGTTCAACATGCCTTTCAGCCAATAA
- the rpsE gene encoding 30S ribosomal protein S5, whose product MAERENRRGPRRDRDEAPEFADRLVAINRVSKTVKGGKRFGFAALVVVGDQKGRVGFGKGKAKEVPEAIRKATEQAKRQMIRVQLREGRTLHHDMEGRHGAGKVVMRTAPEGTGIIAGGPMRAVFEMLGVKDVVSKSIGSQNPYNMIRATMDGLKKESSPRSVAQRRGKKVADILPKTDAPAPAAEEA is encoded by the coding sequence ATGGCAGAACGTGAAAACCGTCGCGGCCCACGCCGCGATCGTGACGAAGCACCGGAATTTGCCGACCGCCTGGTCGCCATCAACCGCGTGTCCAAAACCGTAAAAGGTGGTAAGCGCTTTGGCTTCGCTGCTTTGGTCGTTGTCGGTGACCAAAAAGGTCGCGTCGGCTTTGGCAAAGGTAAAGCGAAAGAGGTGCCTGAGGCGATCCGCAAGGCAACCGAGCAAGCCAAACGCCAGATGATCCGCGTTCAGCTGCGCGAAGGCCGCACGTTGCACCACGACATGGAAGGCCGTCACGGCGCCGGTAAGGTGGTTATGCGCACAGCACCAGAAGGTACCGGTATCATCGCCGGTGGTCCAATGCGTGCCGTGTTCGAGATGCTGGGTGTGAAGGACGTTGTGTCCAAATCCATCGGCTCGCAGAACCCGTACAACATGATCCGCGCCACCATGGACGGCCTGAAGAAAGAATCTTCACCGCGTTCCGTGGCACAGCGCCGCGGCAAGAAAGTTGCCGACATTCTGCCCAAGACCGACGCACCTGCGCCGGCAGCTGAGGAGGCCTAA
- a CDS encoding acyltransferase family protein — MTCTFSDHLSHDARDTGVPARLYAMDTAKGIGIAFVVFGHAWRGAYDAGLLTDSDLFRWVDAVIYAWHMPLFFFLSGIFFLELLKRRAPFAFFKDRGLRLLWPISL, encoded by the coding sequence TTGACCTGCACTTTCTCCGACCACCTTAGCCATGATGCGCGGGACACAGGCGTGCCCGCGCGGCTCTATGCGATGGACACCGCCAAGGGCATCGGCATTGCCTTTGTGGTTTTTGGTCATGCCTGGCGTGGGGCTTATGATGCAGGGCTGCTAACCGATTCCGACCTGTTTCGGTGGGTCGATGCGGTGATCTATGCCTGGCATATGCCGCTGTTCTTTTTTCTGTCGGGGATATTCTTTCTTGAGCTCCTTAAACGCCGGGCACCTTTTGCCTTTTTCAAGGATCGCGGGTTGCGCCTTCTGTGGCCGATTTCCCTTTGA
- the rpsC gene encoding 30S ribosomal protein S3: MGNKVNPIGMRLQVNRTWDSRWYADTKDYGDLLLEDLAIRAFIKEECKQAGIARVIIERPHKKCRVTIHTARPGVIIGKKGADIEGLRQKIAKMTSSELHLNIVEVRKPELDAALVGESIAQQLERRVSFRRAMKRAVQNAMRMGALGIRVNVAGRLGGAEIARTEWYREGRVPLHTLRADIDYAHVEATTAYGIIGIKTWIFKGEIMEHDPAARDRKAQEIQDGPAPRGAGGRR; encoded by the coding sequence ATGGGTAACAAAGTAAACCCGATCGGCATGCGCCTGCAGGTGAACCGCACATGGGACAGCCGCTGGTACGCCGACACCAAGGACTATGGTGATCTTCTTCTCGAAGATCTGGCCATCCGTGCCTTCATCAAAGAAGAGTGCAAGCAGGCCGGTATCGCGCGTGTGATCATCGAACGTCCGCACAAGAAGTGCCGCGTTACGATCCACACTGCCCGTCCTGGCGTTATCATTGGTAAGAAAGGTGCAGACATTGAAGGTCTGCGTCAGAAAATCGCCAAGATGACCTCTTCGGAACTGCACCTGAACATCGTTGAGGTCCGCAAGCCCGAACTGGATGCCGCACTGGTTGGTGAAAGCATCGCACAGCAGCTGGAGCGCCGGGTATCTTTCCGCCGCGCCATGAAGCGTGCGGTACAAAACGCCATGCGTATGGGTGCCCTGGGTATCCGTGTGAACGTTGCCGGCCGTCTGGGCGGTGCAGAAATCGCGCGTACCGAATGGTACCGTGAGGGCCGCGTGCCACTGCACACTCTGCGTGCTGACATTGATTACGCACATGTTGAAGCGACAACCGCTTACGGCATCATCGGGATCAAGACCTGGATCTTCAAAGGCGAGATCATGGAACATGACCCGGCAGCACGTGACCGCAAGGCACAAGAAATCCAAGACGGCCCAGCACCTCGCGGTGCCGGCGGTCGTCGCTAA
- a CDS encoding acyltransferase family protein: MADFPLIPLPPYEHLWFLWTLFLVQGAVLALYLALRGRLDQKRLRLLAGIGAMGLALLMPLIYLPSTVFGPAVAHFPFFLAGIAMAGHGNARPSGLMAAAAAVIFAVLLAQVALSGGASISSLALTVLLYSVCLWLDPNRRVPGPTLRLLRTLGRYSMAIFLAHTIFSAAVRIGLIQVGYTALVPQLLLASLAGLLGPILLVLLARRLRLQRLLGL; the protein is encoded by the coding sequence GTGGCCGATTTCCCTTTGATCCCGCTGCCACCCTATGAACATCTTTGGTTCCTCTGGACACTTTTCCTCGTTCAGGGGGCCGTTCTGGCCCTGTACCTTGCGCTCCGTGGGCGTCTGGACCAAAAGCGGCTGCGGCTATTGGCCGGGATCGGTGCGATGGGACTGGCGCTGCTCATGCCGTTGATTTACCTGCCTTCCACGGTTTTTGGCCCTGCCGTTGCCCATTTCCCCTTTTTCCTTGCCGGTATTGCGATGGCGGGCCACGGCAATGCCCGACCCTCTGGCCTGATGGCGGCGGCTGCGGCCGTGATCTTTGCAGTGCTGCTTGCGCAAGTCGCGCTGAGCGGTGGCGCGTCGATCAGCTCGCTGGCGCTCACGGTCTTGCTTTATTCCGTATGTCTCTGGCTGGACCCCAACCGGCGCGTGCCTGGTCCCACGTTGCGCCTGTTGCGCACCCTGGGGAGGTATTCCATGGCGATTTTTCTGGCCCATACGATCTTTTCCGCAGCGGTTCGGATCGGGCTGATCCAGGTTGGTTATACCGCGCTGGTGCCGCAGCTGCTGCTGGCAAGCTTGGCGGGGCTCCTTGGGCCGATCTTGCTGGTGCTTCTGGCGCGCCGCCTGCGCCTGCAGCGCCTGCTGGGGCTTTGA
- the rplN gene encoding 50S ribosomal protein L14, whose amino-acid sequence MIQMQTNLDVADNSGARRVQCIKVLGGSKRKYASVGDIIVVSVKEAIPRGRVKKGDVRKAVVVRTAKEVRRDDGTAIRFDRNAAVILNNNNEPVGTRIFGPVVRELRGKNFMKIISLAPEVL is encoded by the coding sequence ATGATCCAGATGCAGACCAACCTGGATGTTGCTGACAACAGCGGCGCGCGCCGTGTTCAGTGCATCAAGGTCCTGGGTGGTTCCAAGCGTAAGTACGCATCCGTAGGCGACATCATTGTTGTCTCGGTTAAGGAAGCCATCCCACGCGGTCGTGTGAAAAAAGGCGACGTCCGCAAGGCCGTCGTTGTTCGCACAGCCAAAGAAGTTCGTCGCGACGATGGCACCGCCATCCGCTTTGACCGCAATGCAGCGGTCATCCTGAACAACAACAATGAGCCCGTAGGTACACGTATCTTTGGACCAGTTGTTCGTGAGCTCCGCGGCAAAAACTTCATGAAGATTATCTCGCTCGCGCCGGAGGTGCTGTAA
- the rpmC gene encoding 50S ribosomal protein L29, which translates to MKANELHDKTPDQLRDELVNLKKEAFNLRFQQATGQLENPARLRSVKRDVARVHTVLNQKAAAAASAE; encoded by the coding sequence GTGAAAGCCAACGAACTGCATGACAAGACGCCGGATCAACTCCGTGACGAACTTGTGAACCTCAAGAAAGAAGCCTTTAACCTGCGTTTCCAGCAGGCGACCGGCCAACTCGAGAACCCTGCGCGTCTGCGCAGTGTTAAGCGCGACGTGGCACGTGTCCACACTGTGTTGAACCAAAAAGCCGCTGCCGCGGCATCCGCTGAATAA
- the rpsH gene encoding 30S ribosomal protein S8, translating into MNDPIADMLTRIRNSSMRGKSTVSTPASKLRAWVLDVLADEGYIRGYEKTTGADGHPAIEISLKYYEGEPVIRELKRVSKPGRRVYMGVNDIPVVRQGLGVSIVSTPKGVMSDQSARSQNVGGEVLCTVF; encoded by the coding sequence ATGAACGATCCTATCGCAGATATGCTGACACGCATCCGTAACTCTTCTATGCGCGGCAAATCCACTGTCTCGACACCAGCGTCCAAGCTGCGTGCCTGGGTTCTGGATGTGCTTGCAGACGAAGGTTACATCCGTGGCTACGAAAAAACCACGGGCGCAGATGGCCACCCAGCCATCGAAATCAGCCTCAAGTACTACGAGGGCGAACCTGTTATTCGTGAGTTGAAGCGGGTTTCCAAGCCTGGCCGCCGCGTCTACATGGGCGTCAATGACATTCCAGTTGTCCGTCAGGGCCTGGGTGTGTCGATTGTCTCCACCCCAAAGGGTGTGATGTCGGATCAAAGTGCACGCAGCCAGAACGTTGGCGGCGAAGTGCTCTGCACCGTATTCTAA
- the rpsN gene encoding 30S ribosomal protein S14 — protein sequence MAKKSMIAREKKREALVKKYAAKRAALKEIVSDESKPMEERFRASLKLAKLPRNSSAVRLHNRCQLTGRPHAYYRKLKISRIALRDLGSAGQIPGMVKSSW from the coding sequence ATGGCTAAGAAATCCATGATCGCACGCGAGAAAAAGCGTGAAGCACTGGTCAAGAAATACGCAGCAAAGCGTGCCGCTCTCAAAGAGATCGTGAGCGACGAAAGCAAGCCAATGGAAGAGCGTTTCCGCGCCTCCCTGAAGCTGGCGAAACTGCCTCGCAACTCCAGCGCTGTGCGTTTGCACAACCGCTGCCAGCTGACAGGTCGTCCACACGCTTATTATCGTAAACTGAAAATCTCGCGTATCGCGCTGCGTGATCTTGGCTCAGCAGGCCAGATCCCCGGCATGGTCAAGTCGAGCTGGTAA
- the rpsQ gene encoding 30S ribosomal protein S17 has product MPKRILTGTVTSDANAQTVTVSVERRFTHPVLKKTIRKSKKYRAHDENNAYKVGDSVRIIECAPKSKTKRWEVLTAEA; this is encoded by the coding sequence ATGCCAAAGCGTATCCTGACAGGCACCGTAACATCGGACGCCAATGCACAGACAGTCACCGTATCCGTAGAGCGTCGCTTTACGCACCCGGTTCTGAAAAAAACCATCCGTAAGTCCAAGAAGTACCGGGCTCACGACGAGAACAACGCATACAAAGTGGGCGACAGCGTTCGCATCATCGAATGTGCACCCAAGTCCAAGACCAAACGTTGGGAAGTTCTGACCGCCGAGGCGTAA
- the rplP gene encoding 50S ribosomal protein L16 translates to MLQPKRTKFRKQFKGSIKGLAKGGSDLNFGTYGLKALQPERVTARQIEAARRAMTRHMKRQGRVWIRIFPDVPVTSKPVEVRMGKGKGSVDFWAAKVKPGRIMFEIDGVNDDIAREALRLAAMKLPIKTRVVVREDW, encoded by the coding sequence ATGCTTCAACCAAAGCGTACGAAGTTCCGTAAGCAGTTCAAAGGCTCGATCAAGGGTCTGGCAAAGGGCGGGTCTGACCTGAACTTTGGCACCTACGGCCTGAAGGCTCTGCAGCCTGAGCGTGTGACTGCACGCCAGATCGAAGCTGCACGTCGTGCCATGACGCGTCACATGAAACGTCAAGGCCGTGTCTGGATCCGCATCTTCCCGGATGTGCCCGTAACCTCCAAGCCCGTCGAAGTACGTATGGGTAAAGGTAAAGGTTCCGTGGATTTCTGGGCGGCCAAGGTCAAGCCAGGCCGGATCATGTTTGAGATCGATGGTGTGAATGATGACATCGCGCGTGAAGCGCTGCGTCTGGCGGCAATGAAGCTGCCAATCAAAACACGCGTCGTGGTCCGCGAAGACTGGTAA
- a CDS encoding DUF6636 domain-containing protein produces the protein MFRLSLVLLTLSTAPALADVWTFSTPSGNIECSVGEGFDGSDIICSIFKRSGPSSVPQMAGCPVSRGIKVEMLDRGYVSMSCLGAGERGYGGQSVAEYGVTGQFGGITCQSSTKGLDCRNQDGHGFFLSRAVQNAW, from the coding sequence ATGTTTCGTTTGTCCCTTGTCCTGCTGACCCTTTCAACCGCCCCGGCCCTTGCCGATGTCTGGACCTTCAGCACCCCTTCGGGGAACATCGAATGTTCGGTGGGCGAAGGGTTTGACGGATCAGACATAATTTGCAGCATCTTCAAACGCAGCGGCCCGTCGTCGGTACCGCAGATGGCCGGTTGCCCTGTAAGCCGCGGAATCAAGGTCGAGATGTTGGACCGCGGCTATGTCAGCATGAGCTGTCTCGGGGCGGGAGAGCGGGGCTACGGCGGGCAAAGCGTCGCAGAATACGGGGTGACAGGCCAGTTTGGCGGCATCACCTGCCAGTCCTCGACCAAGGGGCTGGATTGCCGCAATCAGGACGGTCACGGGTTCTTCTTGTCCCGCGCCGTTCAGAACGCATGGTAG
- the rplV gene encoding 50S ribosomal protein L22 has product MSKDKNPRRVADNEARAKLRMLKTSPQKLNLVAGLIRGKKVDKALTDLTFSKKRVAQDVKKCLQSAIANAENNHNLDVDELIVAEAYVGKNMTLKRGRPRARGRFGKIMKPFAEVTIVVRQVEEQA; this is encoded by the coding sequence ATGAGCAAGGATAAGAATCCCCGCCGCGTGGCAGACAATGAAGCACGTGCAAAACTGCGCATGCTGAAGACGTCGCCGCAGAAACTGAACCTCGTTGCTGGCCTGATCCGCGGCAAGAAGGTGGACAAGGCCCTGACGGACCTGACGTTCTCCAAAAAGCGTGTCGCACAAGACGTGAAGAAATGCCTTCAGTCTGCAATTGCCAACGCCGAGAACAACCACAACCTTGACGTGGACGAGCTGATCGTGGCCGAGGCCTATGTCGGTAAGAACATGACACTCAAGCGTGGTCGTCCACGTGCGCGTGGCCGTTTCGGCAAGATCATGAAGCCGTTCGCAGAAGTCACAATCGTCGTGCGTCAAGTTGAGGAGCAAGCATAA
- the rpmD gene encoding 50S ribosomal protein L30, whose translation MAKTIVVKQIGSPIRRPAKQRQTLIGLGLNKMHKTRELEDTPAVRGMINKIPHMVEIVEEKG comes from the coding sequence ATGGCGAAGACTATCGTTGTAAAACAGATCGGTTCTCCGATCCGTCGCCCCGCAAAGCAGCGCCAGACGCTGATCGGCCTGGGCCTGAACAAAATGCACAAAACCCGCGAGCTGGAAGACACCCCAGCCGTGCGCGGCATGATCAACAAGATCCCGCACATGGTCGAGATCGTAGAAGAAAAAGGCTAA
- the rplF gene encoding 50S ribosomal protein L6, whose amino-acid sequence MSRIGKKPVELPSGVSASVSGQTIEVKGPKGTRSFKATDDVTMSVEDNVVSITPRGKSKRARQQWGMSRTMVANLVTGVTEGFKKELEIQGVGYRAAITGNTLKLNLGLSHDVDYVAPEGVTVTAPKQTEIVVEGIDEQLVGQVAANIRAWRKPEPYKGKGIRYKGEFVFRKEGKKK is encoded by the coding sequence ATGTCTCGTATTGGTAAAAAACCGGTTGAACTGCCCAGCGGCGTAAGCGCCTCTGTCAGCGGTCAGACCATCGAAGTGAAGGGCCCTAAGGGTACTCGGAGCTTTAAGGCCACAGATGATGTGACAATGTCTGTTGAAGACAACGTTGTGTCCATCACGCCACGCGGCAAATCCAAGCGCGCGCGCCAGCAGTGGGGCATGTCCCGCACCATGGTCGCCAACTTGGTCACCGGCGTGACCGAAGGCTTTAAAAAAGAGCTTGAGATCCAGGGTGTTGGTTATCGTGCAGCGATCACCGGCAACACACTGAAACTGAACCTCGGCCTGAGCCACGACGTGGATTATGTTGCACCTGAAGGTGTGACTGTTACCGCGCCCAAGCAGACCGAAATCGTTGTGGAAGGCATTGACGAACAGCTTGTTGGTCAGGTCGCCGCGAACATCCGCGCATGGCGTAAGCCCGAGCCCTATAAGGGCAAGGGCATCCGCTATAAGGGCGAGTTCGTCTTCCGCAAAGAAGGCAAGAAGAAGTAA